A genomic stretch from Candidatus Methanomassiliicoccus intestinalis Issoire-Mx1 includes:
- a CDS encoding methanol--corrinoid methyltransferase, whose product MADFDSISADKILTRYDIVVESSEKPEDIAEQYMPENPLLRQIAEDVMNLKFKVIEQHVQEALKTLTPEEIIENGLLAGMDIVAELYGRGIYYLPHVMVASDAMTRGTKVAEAALGGERKYKGVVMMHAAEGDPHDIGKNIAAVLLKSNGFGIIDLGKDVLVDTVVDEVVKQKPNVLTGTALMTTTMSAFPRIANRLKEHGVEVPFICAGGAVNREYVESYDMGIYSAKAAEGPGLANKALDGWDWKKIRSNWDEIINGKA is encoded by the coding sequence AGACATTGCTGAGCAATATATGCCCGAGAATCCATTACTCAGACAAATTGCAGAAGATGTTATGAACTTGAAGTTTAAGGTAATTGAGCAGCACGTACAGGAAGCACTCAAGACCTTAACACCTGAGGAAATCATCGAGAATGGTCTTCTAGCTGGAATGGATATTGTAGCTGAATTATATGGACGCGGTATTTACTACCTGCCACATGTGATGGTTGCATCCGATGCAATGACCCGTGGAACAAAAGTTGCAGAAGCAGCTCTTGGTGGAGAAAGGAAGTACAAAGGCGTAGTAATGATGCACGCAGCCGAGGGAGACCCACACGATATTGGAAAGAATATCGCAGCAGTTCTTCTGAAATCCAACGGATTTGGAATCATCGATCTCGGAAAAGATGTACTTGTTGACACCGTAGTTGATGAAGTAGTAAAACAGAAACCAAACGTCCTGACAGGAACCGCACTCATGACCACAACCATGTCAGCTTTCCCAAGGATCGCTAACAGGCTCAAGGAGCACGGAGTTGAAGTTCCATTCATATGCGCCGGTGGTGCAGTTAACAGAGAGTACGTAGAATCCTACGATATGGGTATCTACAGTGCAAAAGCTGCAGAAGGCCCAGGTCTTGCAAACAAGGCACTCGATGGATGGGACTGGAAGAAGATCAGATCCAACTGGGATGAGATTATTAACGGAAAGGCATGA
- the mtaB gene encoding methanol--corrinoid protein co-methyltransferase MtaB has translation MATTKFTKMAYDAADDLIFGEAKKPISYGLGLKVGQGLVIPEINFAPRPGSEKSPESLTKEYVDYIATDVMNRAVTLGFPSVQLENEWIFQMSNEPEKFAKPVVAGQKAVIENYHDKYGIACAVRHTCADSRLHEQGMRFGQDKTHNYPEKMIESFEVAADAGADIVSIESVGGKEISDFAVVRQDIRGWLFGIGYLGSIDMEWLWTQIVDLAKRKKVIAGGDTNCAGANTSMFMAGGYLDKDVPRTFSAVTRAIASARTLVAIECGATGPDKDCGYEGPILKAISGCPSAQEGKGAQDAHADLMGNLIAQTCDLWSNESVEYHPEFGGSSVQCWLGVIGYEAALMNASKQMKQDKVLRDIYVASDRFRSPEGFILAYDNAYKIGQAIVEVGDNYYLRAKAAGLKAAELIKESNEKGKLKLNKQEKDTLNKIITDLNSLPDEEGKFVDWALKEYKDVPAFNPKNYEL, from the coding sequence ATGGCTACTACAAAATTCACAAAAATGGCATATGATGCCGCAGATGACTTAATCTTCGGAGAAGCAAAGAAACCTATTTCCTATGGTCTTGGATTGAAAGTAGGTCAGGGATTAGTTATTCCTGAAATCAACTTTGCTCCCAGGCCAGGAAGCGAAAAGAGTCCCGAATCTCTTACAAAAGAGTACGTTGACTACATCGCAACAGATGTCATGAACAGAGCAGTTACACTTGGTTTCCCATCTGTTCAGTTAGAAAACGAATGGATTTTCCAGATGAGCAACGAGCCTGAAAAGTTTGCAAAGCCCGTAGTCGCTGGTCAGAAGGCGGTCATTGAAAACTACCACGACAAGTACGGAATTGCTTGCGCCGTAAGGCATACCTGCGCTGACTCACGTTTACACGAACAGGGAATGAGATTCGGACAGGACAAGACTCACAACTATCCAGAAAAAATGATAGAATCCTTTGAGGTAGCAGCAGATGCAGGTGCAGATATCGTTTCTATCGAATCAGTCGGTGGAAAAGAAATCTCAGACTTCGCTGTTGTCCGTCAAGATATCAGAGGATGGCTTTTCGGTATCGGTTACCTCGGATCAATCGATATGGAATGGCTCTGGACACAGATTGTTGACCTTGCAAAGAGAAAGAAAGTCATTGCTGGTGGAGATACAAACTGCGCTGGTGCCAACACCTCCATGTTCATGGCCGGCGGTTACTTAGACAAAGATGTTCCAAGAACATTCTCTGCAGTTACACGTGCTATTGCTTCCGCAAGAACACTTGTCGCCATTGAATGCGGTGCAACCGGACCAGACAAAGACTGCGGTTACGAAGGACCTATCCTCAAAGCAATATCTGGATGCCCATCCGCTCAGGAAGGAAAAGGCGCTCAGGATGCCCACGCTGATCTTATGGGTAACTTAATCGCTCAGACCTGCGACCTATGGTCCAACGAGTCTGTCGAATACCACCCAGAATTCGGTGGATCATCCGTTCAGTGCTGGCTCGGTGTAATCGGATACGAAGCTGCATTAATGAACGCTTCAAAACAGATGAAGCAGGACAAAGTCCTCAGGGACATATATGTCGCTTCAGACAGGTTCAGATCTCCAGAAGGATTCATCCTTGCATACGACAACGCATACAAGATCGGACAGGCAATCGTAGAAGTTGGAGACAACTACTACCTAAGAGCAAAAGCCGCTGGTCTCAAAGCTGCTGAGTTAATCAAGGAATCCAACGAGAAAGGAAAACTGAAACTCAACAAGCAGGAAAAAGACACACTCAACAAGATCATCACCGATCTGAACTCTCTGCCAGACGAGGAAGGCAAATTCGTCGACTGGGCTCTCAAAGAGTACAAAGATGTGCCTGCATTCAACCCCAAGAACTACGAACTCTAA